One window of the Solanum stenotomum isolate F172 chromosome 11, ASM1918654v1, whole genome shotgun sequence genome contains the following:
- the LOC125844368 gene encoding PR5-like receptor kinase, with the protein MPNGSLDKYISTSQEGSPLLSWQRKYDIILGVARGIGYLHRGCDVRILHFDIKPHNILLDENFIPKISDFGLAKLYPTDKSIVTLTAARGTIGYVAPELISRSIGAISYKADVYSFGMLLMEMLDLKRNEVANEENSSQYFPYNIYDKFNKGKEIVVDEGANDDEKKMARKLSLVALWCIQTNPIQRPSMSKVVEMLEGEVEVLEVPPQRLQSQPIVHQTMGSSTTFSSDSIALLDNPVEVDIYAD; encoded by the coding sequence ATGCCCAATGGATCACTTGATAAGTACATCAGTACCAGTCAAGAAGGAAGTCCTCTGTTAAGTTGGCAGAGGAAGTATGACATTATTCTAGGAGTGGCTCGAGGAATCGGGTATTTGCATCGAGGCTGTGATGTACGAATTTTGCATTTTGAcatcaaaccacacaacattCTTTTGGATGAGAATTTCATTCCAAAGATTTCTGACTTTGGGCTTGCGAAATTATATCCAACAGATAAGAGCATTGTGACTCTCACAGCTGCTCGTGGAACGATTGGATATGTTGCTCCAGAGTTGATCAGCAGAAGCATTGGAGCAATCTCGTACAAAGCTGATGTTTACAGCTTCGGAATGCTGCTAATGGAAATGTTGGACTTGAAGAGAAATGAAGTTGCAAATGAAGAGAATTCCAGCCAATACTTTCCTTATAATATTTACGATAAGTTCAACAAAGGGAAAGAGATTGTGGTGGATGAAGGAGCAAATGATGATGAAAAGAAGATGGCTAGAAAGCTGAGCTTAGTTGCATTATGGTGTATACAAACAAATCCGATACAACGCCCTTCAATGAGTAAAGTAGTAGAAATGCTTGAAGGCGAAGTTGAAGTGCTAGAAGTACCTCCTCAGCGTCTTCAATCTCAACCGATTGTCCATCAGACCATGGGAAGTTCTACGACATTTTCGTCTGATTCAATAGCTTTGTTAGATAATCCCGTTGAGGTAGACATTTATGCTGATTGA